One window from the genome of Mycolicibacterium gadium encodes:
- a CDS encoding class I SAM-dependent methyltransferase, translating to MAAPIGQLTRGTTGYNRLRRSDRWLVHSRRVRAALLSASDPLVIDLGYGALPVTTLELAERLRMVRNDVRVIGLEIHPERVASARAAVGDTVEFALGGFELAGRRPALVRAFNVLRQYPVDAVAEAWSTMQAQLAPGGLIVDGTCDELGRLCCWVLLDADGPLSLTLACDPFAIERPSDLAVRLPKVLIHHNVDGQPIHALFAAADRAWASAAGHGVFGPRVRWRAMLDLLRNSGFQVDPPRRRMRDGVLTVPWQAVAPNPLP from the coding sequence ATGGCTGCCCCGATCGGACAGCTCACGCGCGGCACCACCGGCTATAACCGGCTACGGCGCAGCGATCGCTGGCTGGTGCATTCGCGACGGGTGCGCGCCGCACTGCTGTCCGCGTCCGACCCGTTGGTCATCGACCTCGGCTACGGTGCGCTGCCGGTGACGACTCTCGAACTGGCCGAGCGATTGCGGATGGTGCGCAACGACGTTCGGGTCATCGGCCTCGAAATCCACCCCGAGCGAGTCGCGTCGGCACGAGCCGCCGTCGGCGACACCGTTGAATTCGCCCTCGGCGGTTTCGAATTGGCGGGCCGGCGCCCCGCCCTGGTGCGCGCATTCAACGTGCTGCGTCAATATCCCGTCGACGCGGTGGCCGAGGCGTGGTCGACCATGCAAGCCCAGTTGGCCCCCGGCGGTCTGATCGTCGACGGCACGTGCGATGAACTCGGCAGACTCTGCTGTTGGGTGCTGCTCGACGCCGACGGTCCGCTGAGCCTCACGCTGGCCTGCGATCCGTTCGCCATCGAGCGCCCGTCCGACCTCGCCGTCCGGCTGCCCAAGGTGCTGATCCATCACAACGTCGACGGTCAGCCGATCCATGCTTTGTTCGCGGCGGCCGATCGCGCGTGGGCCAGCGCCGCGGGCCACGGTGTCTTCGGCCCGAGGGTGCGCTGGCGGGCAATGCTGGATCTTCTGCGCAACAGCGGCTTCCAGGTCGACCCGCCGCGACGACGGATGCGCGACGGCGTGCTCACGGTGCCGTGGCAGGCCGTGGCGCCCAACCCCCTCCCCTGA